The following nucleotide sequence is from Gymnodinialimonas sp. 202GB13-11.
AAACGCACCGATGAGGTTTTTGCCGTGTGTCGCGTTGATGCCCGTCTTGCCGCCGACAGAACTGTCGACTTGCGCGAGCAACGAGGTCGGGATCTGTACGAACCGGATGCCACGACGGTGGATGGCGGCGGCAAAGCCGACCAGATCCCCGATGACGCCGCCGCCGAATGCGATCACGATGTCGCGGCGTTCGACTTTCTCTGACAGAAGCCAATCCACCGTTTTCGCAAGGTTTTCCCAATTCTTGGTGCTTTCGCCCGGCTCCAAGATAAGGGCCTCGGACGTGATGCCGTGGCTGTTAAGCGCGTCGGTCAGGGCGCCAAGATGGTGGCTTGCTACAGTGCGCTCCGTTACGATCCACGCCTTTGGGCGATCGAGAAGGGGCGCAACCTGTGCACCCGCATCGCGGATCAGCGCAGGGCCGATCCGGACGTCGTAGGCGCGGTCGCCGAGGGGCACATGAACGATATCGGTCATTGAGTAAGGGCTTTGGTTGTGACGGTTCCAGTGGCGCGCAGGACGTCCATGACGGCGGCAGCGGTTTGATCGATCGACCAATGGGCTTCGACACTTACCCGGTTGGGCGCTGTCGCGTAGGCCGGTGTACGGTCTTCCAAAAGGGCGGTTAGCGTCGCCTTGGGGTCGGAGGTGCGCAGAAGTGGGCGATGCGTTTTGTGCTTCACCCGAGACCAGAGCAGGTCAAGGTCGGCCTCAAGCCAGACCACGCAAGCCTGTTCCCTAAGCATGGTGCGATTGGCCTCGGACAACCAGGCACCGCCGCCGGTGGACAAGATGCAAGGCGGGCCTTCAAGTAGCCGGGCGATGACCTGACCTTCCTTTTCGCGAAAGAAGGCCTCGCCATATTTGTCGAAAATCTCGGAAATCGTCAGCTGTGCGGAGGCGACGATCTCGGCGTCCGAATCGCGCATGTCAACGCCCAACTCAGCTGCCAATGCGCGGCCTATAGCGGTCTTTCCTGCGCCCATCATGCCCACCAGCACGACCGAGCGGGTCAACCGCCGTTCCCCATGTGGCACGCTTTCGCCCATGACCGAAAAAATTGCCTCCGTAAGTGGCGAAATCTCGCCGTCCATGGCTTATATGGAAAATACGGCGGCGGCAAACGCTGCTGTCTTTGCGCGGGGGCGCGAGGGAGCAGGCACGCAGAGGGGTCAGGGCGCGGTCATGGGGCGTATCCTTATTGTATTGATTGTATTGGCTATTCTCGGGTTCCTGGGATTGGTTGGATATGCCTATTCCGGGTTCCTTCGGCCCGATGTTCAGACCGTGACGCAGCCGGTGGTTTTGGATGTGGACTAACGTACCGACCTTTGTCTTGCTGGTCGCAATGGCACAGCCGCTTGCAGCACAAGAGGCTGAGATCGATCTGACTGGCTTGCCGGAATTGGGCACGCCGGACTGGCTGTCGGACGCCATCACGCGCCCCCATGCGAATGTCGCCACCGACGCGTCCGTGCCGCAGATTACGGTTCTGCCGCTGGATGCGATGCAGCTGGACTCCGTTGGTCTTTTGCCAGCCTCCATCACCGGCTTGCCGCGCGGCCTTTGGGGCACGTCAGAGACGGAGACGCTGGCCCGCCTGATGCGCGCACAACCGGTGCAAGGCCTACCAGCGATGCAGAATTTCACCGAGGTCCTGGCGCTCGCCGAACTGGACCCGCCTTTCGGGGCACCCGCAGAGGGGTCTGAACTGTTCCTCGCGCGGCTCGATCTGTTATTGGACCGAGGCGCACTTGATCCGGCGCAGGCGCTTATGGAGCGGGCTGGACCGACGCAAGAGGGGCTCTTCCGGCGATGGTTTGATGTCTCCCTCCTGACGGATCATTCAGACCGTGCCTGCGCCGCGATGAATGCGAACCCGGACATTGCGCCAACCTTTCCCGCGCGCATTTTCTGCATGGCGCGGGGTGGGGATTGGTCAGCTGCGGCACTGTCGCTCGGCACGGGTGAGGCACTTGGCGAGATTACGGAAGAGGAAGGGGATCTAATTGCCCGTTTCCTGGACCCGGAATTGTTCGAGGATGAACCGCCATTGCCGCCGGATGCTACGCTGACGCCGTTGGAGTTCCAGATGCGTATGGCGATTGCGCAACGCCCGGACATGACCGGCCTGCCGCTCGCATTCCTTTACGCTGATCTTTCGCCGCTGGCGGGCTGGCGGGCGCAGTTGGATGCGGCGGAACGGCTGACGCGGTCCGGTGCGATCGCGCCGCAGGAATGGTTAGCGATCTACACTTCCCAAGCGCCGTCCGCGTCCGGTGCCGTATGGGATCGGGTCGAGGCGCTGCAAGCGCTTGATGCCGCGCTTTTGGCCGGTGATCCGGTTGAAACATCGCGGCGCTTGGCCCCAGCCTGGGCTGCGATGCAGGAAGCGGGCCTGGAAGTCGCATTTGCGGACATTTACGGCGAGCGGTTGCTGCGCACTCCGTTGGTGGATGAGGCTGGCATTCTTGCGCGGCGGGTGGGCCTTTTATCGCCCCTCTACGAGCAGGTGGCGCAATCATCGGTCCCACAGGATGAGACGGAGCGCTTTGCCTTTGCGATTGCCCGCGGCCTACCGCCGGAAAACGCGCGTGACCCGCTGGATCGGGCCATCGCCGCAGCGTTCGCGCCTGATCTGCCGCCGCATCGCTACAGCCTGTTTCTTGAGAACAACCAACTCGGTGAAGCCTTGCTGCGAGCGGCTTTGGTTTTGGGGCAGGGTGCGCAGGACAGCGACCCGAACGATGTGACCGATGCATTGGTGCTGTTTCGGTCTGTGGGTCTAGAAGATGTGGCGCGGCGTACCGCGTTGCAGCTGCATCTATTGCAGGGCTAACGGATGGCAGGCCCGGCCACGGACGCGGATTGGATCGCCCTTTATCTGGATGCGGCAGCAGCCGAACAAGGGGCGGCGCAGAACACCTTGCTGGGATATGGGCGCGATCTGACGGACGCGATGGGCTGGCTTTCAAAGCGCGGCGGATTTGCCGGTGCGGATCGCGACAAGCTGGAAGGCTATATTGCCAGTCTTGAGGCGGAGGGCCTGGCGCCTGCCACGCGTGCGCGGCGCTTGTCGTCGCTGAAACAACTCTTCCGGTTCGCACATGAGGAAGGCTGGCGCGCGGACAATCCTACCTTGCAGATCACCGGCCCGGCGCGCGCGCGCAAGCTGCCGGGTACGCTGGATGTTGGCGAGGTCGACGCGCTTCTGTACGTCGCCGAACGGCACGGACGGACTGAGGGCGACCGGCTGCGCAACCACTGTTTGATGCAAATCCTCTACGCCACAGGCCTGCGGGTGACGGAACTGGTGTCTCTGCCGATTTCTGCCCTGCGCGGCGATCCGCAAATGCTGTTGGTCATGGGTAAGGGGGGCAAGGAACGGATGGTGCCTCTGAGCCCGCCGGCACGTGAGGCGGCTGCGGCGTGGTTGGCTCATAGGGACGCCGAAGACGACAGAGCGCGTGTGGAGACCGGTGCGAAACCCAGTGCTTTCGCTTTCCCGTCACGCGGCAAAGCCGGGCATCTGACACGGGTGCGCTTTTTCACGCTGATCAAGGAATTGGCGCTGGAGGCCGGTCTGGACCCGGCCAAGGTCACACCGCACACCCTGCGCCATGCCTTTGCGACGCATCTGTTGCAGAACGGGGCGGACCTGCGCGCGATCCAGACGCTTCTGGGCCATGCAGATATCGCGACGACTGAGATTTACACGCATATCTTGGACGAAAGGCTGAAAGCCTTGGTGCTTGAAAAGCACCCCTTGGCGCGGGGCGGGTAGGGCGCCCTAACCCCTCGTCCTGCCTTGGGCTATCCTCGCAGTTGGCCTGTTTTGCAGGGGCGTCCCTTGAATGGGACCGTCCGCGCCCCCATAACCCGCCCATGGAAAACGAATTGCCCCTCCCGGAACCGTCGGCGTTGGCCGATCCCACGAATTGGATCATCGCGGCGGTGATTGTGTTTTTGCTTGTCTGTTCGGGCTTCTTCTCGGGCTCTGAGACGGCTTTGACGGCTGCCTCGCGCGGGAAGCTGCGGTCGATCGCCAGCAAGGATACGGGACCGACCCGCGGGGCAGCCCGGGCGTTGGAGTTGAAGGAAGACAATGAACGCCTGATTGGCGGAATTCTTCTTGGCAACAACCTCGTCAACATCTTGGCGACAGCTTTGGCCACGGCTTTATTCACGGCGATCTTGGGCGAAGGCGGCGTGGCGATTGCAACGCTGGTGATGACAGCGCTCGTCCTGATCTTTGCGGAGGTGCTTCCTAAGACCTTTGCTATCAACAGCCCTGAGATGTCGGCGGCGCGTGTTGCGCGGCCCATCGGGTTGATCATCGCAGTCATGGCTCCTGTCGTGGCAGTCGTGCGCTTTATCGTGCGGGGCGTGCTGCGTCTGTTCGGCACGCGGATAGAGGCGGGCGACAACATGTTGTCGGTCAAGGAAGAGATCATGGGCGCGCTCTCGATTGGCCATGAGGAAGGTTCCGTCGAGAAAGAGCAGCGCGACCGGTTGCTCGGTGCGCTCGACCTGCACGAGCGGACAGTGGAGGAAATCATGCTCCACCGCTCAGGGATCGAGATGATCGACGCTGATGCTGCGCCGGAAGAGATCCTGACGCAATGCCTCCGCTCGCCCCATACCCGCCTTCCGGTCTTCAAGGATGATCAGGAGAACATCGTGGGCGTCGTGCACGCCAAGGACCTGCTGCGCGCAATTGACCGACTGACGCGGGGAGAAGATGCGAAAGGGCTTGCGGCGTTCGACATCTCGGACGTGGCGATGAAGCCCTATTTCGTGCCCGAAACCACGACGCTTGATGACCAGATGCGCCAGTTCCTGCGCCGCCACACGCACTTTGCGTTGGTGGTAGATGAATATGGCGCCCTTGGTGGGTTGATCACGCTGGAGGATATTCTGGAAGAGATCGTGGGTGAGATCACCGACGAGTTCGACGTGGAAGATGCGCCAGTGCTGGAGGCTGACAGCGCGGGGAACTACACGATTGATGGTGCCATGACGATCCGCGACCTCAACCGTGCGGCGGACTGGACGCTGCCGGATGAGGAGGCGAACACGGTCGCCGGCCTTGTGATCCATGAGGCGCAGACGATCCCGTTGCCGGGGCAATGCTTTGCGTTCCACGGCTTCCGGTTCGAGGTGGCTGAACGGGAGCAAAACCGGCTGACCAAGCTGAAGGTGCGGCGGTTGTGACGGCCTCTGCTCACGTGTCAGCAGGTGGGTTAAACGATTGAAATTACGCCAGAAAGAGGTTTTGCTTTCTCTGTTTCAACCACGTTTTGACCGCTTTAATCCTTGCCGCGATAGGGCTCCACATATTGCAGGGCCATGTCCCAAGGGAAAAAGATCCAGGTGTCCTGACTAACGCCGGTGATGAATGTGTCCACCATCGGCTCACCCTTCGGTTTCGCGTAGACCGTGGCGAAGTGGGCCTTGGGGTAGAGGGAGCGGACAAGTTCCAGCGTTTTGCCGCTGTCCACCAGATCATCAACGATTAGAATACCTTCGCCGTCGCCCATCAACTCGGCATCGGGGGATTTCAGAACCTCCGCCTCGCGCTGCTGATCCGCCTTGCCGCCACCCGCATGGTACGACTTCACCGAGATCGTATCGACCGTGCGGATGTCCAACTCGCGACTGACGATCATAGCGGGTGCCATCCCACCGCGTGTGATGGCAACCACGGCCTTCCACGCGCCATCGTCGGGGCCACGTCCGTCCAGCCGCCAAGCCAGCGCACGGGCGTCACGGTGCATCTGGTCCCAGCTGACGTGGAACCCTTTTTCGTGGGGGAGTTGTGTGGTCATGGCGTGCCTCGTTCGAAGAGCAGGCGCAGGCCCAAGGCGACGAGAACGCCGGCTGCGATGCGGTCAAAGATGGATTTGGCGCTGAGATAGCGCGTGCGGACGATCGCCGTCGAGAGGGCAACGGCCAAAAGTGGCTGCACGACTAGTTCAACGCCCAGATGGTTAAGGTAAATCAGAGCTTTATCGGCTGTGGTTAAACCTTCGGGAAAGATCACCACGATCACAGCAGCCGAAAAGAGAACGGATTTCGGATTGGCGAGATTGACGAGCATCCCTTGCCGAAACGCCCGGCCCTTGCTGACCTGCGGGGCGGTCCCAAGCGGCGCGCGGGCATTGCGCCATGTCTGAAAGGCGATCCAGATCAGGTAGGCCGCGCCGCCCATCTTCACCGCTGTGTAAGCCCAAGGAAACAGGGAAAAGAGAGCATCAAGGCCCAAAAGCGCGGCCAGGGTCCAGAGCGAAGCCATGATGCCCAAACCAACAGCTGCGGCCAGACCGGCGGTGCAACCTTCGGCCATGGCGGTGCGGGTCAGGAACGGAAGCGATGGACCGGGGGACGCAATGGCGGCCAGCAACGTCGCGTTGAAGGCCAGCACATGCACCCATTCGATGGTCATTCGCCCTTTTTCTCCAGCGTCATGTCAGGCGCTTCGGGGTTCTTCATGCCGATGATGTTGTAGCCCGCATCGACGTGGTGGGTTTCGCCGGTAACGCCGGACCCCAGATCGCTGAGCAGGTAGAGAGCCGATTTGCCGACTTCGTCCTGAGTGACCGTGCGGCGCAGGGGGGCGTTGTTTTCGTTCCATTTCAGGATGTAGCGGAAATCACCGATGCCAGAGGCTGCGAGCGTCTTGATCGTGCCTGCGCTGATTGCGTTGACGCGGATATTGTCGCGGCCCAGATCCTCGGCCAGGTACATGACCGACGCCTCAAGCGCTGCTTTGGCCACGCCCATGACATTGTAGTGCGGCATGACGCGTTCCGCGCCCGAATATGTCAGCGTCAGAAGCGAGCCACCGTTGGGCATCATCTTTTCGGCGCGCTGGCACACGGCGGTGAACGAATAGACCGAGATGTCCATTGTCATCTGGAAATTGGCTGACGAGGTCTCGACATACCTGCCGCGCAGTTCGTTTTTGTCCGAGAAGCCAATGGCGTGGACCACGAAATCAAGACTGCCCCATTCGTCCTTGAGGGTTTCGAACAGCGCATCGAGTGAATCTGCGTCGCCTACATCACAGGGCACGACCAGAGATGAGCCCAATTGTTCCGCTAGCGGGCCAACACGCTTCAGCAGCGCCTCACCCTGGTAGGAAAAGGCAAGTTCCGCCCCCTCCGACGCGAGGGCCTTGGCGATCCCCCATGCGATGGATTTGTCATTGGCGAGGCCCATGATCAGCCCACGTTTGCCGTCCATCATGCCCATATTGTGTCCCCATCCGTCACGATCTGAAACTCTCGTAGGCGATTGGCCGCAGGGCTTCAAGGTGGGCGACCCTTGTCGCAACATATGCTGACCGCTAGCTGATGGAGCGATTGGGAACGGAGGCATTCGGAATGACGACGCGAGACGGTATCTTTGCAGGCGACGACCCGTTCGCCTTGGCGCAGGCGTGGTTGACTGAGGCCGAGGTAAGTGAGCCGAACGATCCAAACGCAATTGCCCTTTCGACAGTGGATGCCGATGGGCTGCCGAATGCGCGCATGGTACTGCTGAAAGAGATTGAGGCGCACGGCGACGGGAATGGCGCGTTTGTGTTCTACACGAACTACGGCTCGGCCAAGGCGCAAGAGATTGAGGGGGCAGGGAAGGCGGCTTTCGTGTTGCACTGGAAATCGTTGCGGCGCCAAATTCGGGTGCGCGGCGTGACGTCTCGTGAAGAGGGGCCGCAGGCGGATGCGTATTACGCCTCAAGGTCTCTCAAAAGTCGGTTGGGCGCTTGGGCGTCGCAACAATCGCAACCGCTGGATAGTCGGGCAACGCTTATGGCCGAAGTGGCGCGTGTGACGGCGCTGCACGGGCCCAACCCGGCGCGCCCTCCGTTTTGGGGCGGCATCCGGATCACGCCGTTAGAGATCGAGTTTTGGGCGGATGGAGCGTTTCGTTTGCACGACCGGTTCCGGTGGACGCGCACTGGCCAAGGCGCGCCTTGGGAGGTGGTTCGCCTGAACCCGTAATTGACCCAAACGTCACCTAACTAAGGGTGTGTCTTTTTTGCAATTTCATGTATCATGAAAATGTAAGATACTGTTAAGAATAGAGTATTTGACCTTGTGTCTGGCTGTGGGTGCTTCACCATCACTACGTGGTGGAAGTGGAGCATATTATGCATACGGGCCCTGATGTGACCTTGGACGACGCGGTTGCCGGACAGGTGAAGTGGTTTGATGCCGCTAAGGGTTTTGGATTCGTGCTGGCCGATGGCGGCGGCCCGGATATTTTGCTACATGCGAATGTGTTGCGGAACTTCGGGCGAGGCTCCGTGTCGGAGGGCGCACGGGTCAAATTGCTGACGCAGGAAACCGGTAGAGGGCTGCAAGCGACCGAGGTCATCTCGATCGAGGCGTTGCCGGAGAGTGAAGCACCGGCAGACAGCACACACGCTGATCTCCCCGATGTGACCGACGTGCCCCTTGTCGCAGCGCGTGTGAAGTGGTTTGACAAGTCCAAGGGTTTTGGGTTCGCCAACGCGTTCGGCCAGCCGGAAGACGTGTTTGTCCATGTCGAGGTTTTGCGCCGGTTCGGGTTTTCGGAACTCCAGCCCGGTGAAGCGGTGGCGGTGAAAATCGTTGACGGGCCGCGAGGAAAGATGGCTGCGGAAATCCGCACCTGGGATCAAGCATAAGGTCAGACTGCTGCGGATGCGGGCTGTGCCTGCAGCGCCCGAAAGGGGCAGTGGTAAATGACGAAGATTTTTTTGGCCCCTTGTCTGGCGCTTCTTCTGATTTGTGTGAATGCTGCCGGCGCAGCTGCCGCGTGCCGTGAGGATCGTGTCGAGTTGCGGGGCGATTGGGGATCAGTCCGGTTCCGGGTTGCCCTTGCGGACACTCCGGCGGAACGCGCGCAAGGTCTTATGCATGTAGAAGAGATGCCGCGTCTGAGCGGGATGCTTTTTGTCTACGAGCGTCCGCAGCGCGTGAGCTTCTGGATGGAAAACACACTGATCCCCCTTGATATGATCTTTGTGGGTCCGGACGGGGTGGTCCGGCACGTCCACGAAAACGCGATCCCGCTTGACCGCACGGGCATTCCGGGCGGGAGCAATGACATTCAATATGTTCTTGAAGTGAATGGCGGCGTGACTGCCGATTTCGGTATTTCCGCAGGCACGCAATTGCGGCATCCCGCAATAGATCAGACCCAAGCAGTATGGCCGTGCGACGAGTGATGTTATTTGCGCTTTGATAGGGCTTGCGCAATGGCCCAAAGGACCGATATGACGCGCCCACGGTCGGGGCGTGGCGCAGTCTGGTAGCGCACCTGTTTTGGGTACAGGGGGTCGTGAGTTCGAATCTCGCCGCCCCGACCACTTTCCTAAATGTTGTATCCGCTGCCCTCAGGGGCGCCTTATGTAGTGTTCAGCCCTCGAATTGTGGCCGAATGACTACATATTGTGGGGGGCAGATTCTTTCTGCCTCGGCCTGATTTGAGGGTGCGAGCCCTGAGCAGTTGTTGAGGCATGACCTCAGGTAAATACGCTATCTAGGCCTGAATAAAGAAAAACATCCATATGTAGGGTGTGCATCGCGGTATACAGGAATCACCACCTCTACTGGACCGGTTTGATCGCCAAGCAGATTGCAAGAAAAATATCCCGAAAAATCCCTCAAAAAGCCGTTGACCCGATAGGGGTGAACACGTCAGGTTGTGCTGGCTGACACAAGCGCCACCACATATAGCGCATGTCGGCGGGGGCAGAGGGATAACACCTCAGCAAAACAAAAGCACGGTCTGTCACCGAGTGCCGCGGCACCCGACTGGAAGAGCTGTGCGTACGGCCAGCAAGCGCTGGAATGAGAGAGACGGTCAGAGGGCAGAAGACCCTGGCAGACCGCTTTGTTGGGAAACAGGGGCCTGGCACGGGTCCAGGCGATGATGAGGCAGCTATGAAAATTGAACGGAGATTCACCCGCGACGGTGCAGACCTGTACGCGGATCTGGAATTCACCACGACAACGTCGGAGATTCGTAACCCCGACGGCACGGTCGTGTTCAAGCTAGACGATGTAGAGGTGCCCCAAGGTTGGAGCCAAGTCGCCTCTGACGTCATCGCCCAGAAGTATTTCCGTAAAGCGGGTGTGCCCGCAGCGACAAAGCCTGTGAAGGAAAAAGGCGTTCCCGCATTCCTTCAGCGCCACGTGGCCGACGAAAAGGCGCTGGAGGCTATGCCGGAGGACCAGCGTTATGGCGGCGAAACGTCCGCCAAGCAGGTCTTCCGGCGCCTTGCCGGCGCCTGGGCCTACTGGGGCTGGAAAGGTGGCTACTTCACCAAGGAAGCTGACGCCCGTGCTTATTTCGATGAAATGCAGCTGATGCTGGCGCGCCAGATGGCAGCGCCCAACAGCCCGCAATGGTTCAACACCGGCCTGCACTGGGCCTATGGCATCGACGGCCCCGCGCAGGGCCACCATTATGTCGACTACAAGACCGGCAAGCTGACGAAGTCGACCTCGTCCTACGAGCATCCGCAGCCGCACGCTTGCTTCATTCAGGGCGTGGCCGACGATCTCGTCAATGACGGCGGCATCATGGATCTCTGGGTCCGCGAAGCGCGTCTGTTCAAGTATGGCTCCGGCACCGGTACCAACTTCAGCCACCTGCGTGGCGAGGGCGAGAAGCTGTCGGGCGGCGGCAAATCCTCCGGTCTGATGGGCTTCCTGAAGATCGGCGACCGCGCGGCGGGCGCAATCAAGTCGGGTGGCACAACACGCCGGGCGGCGAAGATGGTGATCGTCGATGCGGATCACCCCGATATCGAGGACTTCATCGAGTGGAAGGTGCTGGAAGAGCAGAAAGTGGCCTCCATCGTCGCGGGCTCCAAGATGCACGAGAAGATGCTGAACGGCATTTTCGCAGCCATCAAAACCTGGGACGGCTCGCTGGAAGATGCGGTTGACCCGGCTAAGAACGCGGGCCTGAAGCAGGCGATCCGCGAAGCCAAAAAGGTCGCGATCCCAGAGACTTACGTGAAACGGGTGCTGGATTACGCTAAGCAGGGCCACACCAGCATCGAATTCCCGACCTACGACACCGATTGGGACAGCGAGGCGTATAACTCGGTCTCCGGCCAGAACTCCAACAACTCCATCCGCGTGACGGACGCCTTCTTGAAAGCGGTCGAGAATGACGACGACTGGGAGTTGATCAATCGCAAGGACGGCGACGTCGCCAAGACGATCAAAGCTCGCGATCTGTGGGAGAAGGTCGGGCACGCGGCGTGGGCCTGTGCCGATCCCGGCATCCAGTACCACGACACGGTCAACGCGTGGCACACCTGCCCGGAAGATGGTGCGATCCGCGGGTCCAACCCTTGCTCGGAATACATGTTCCTCGACGATACGGCCTGTAACCTGGCGTCGATGAACCTGCTGACCTTCTATTCGAACGGCGTGTTCGATGCGGAAAGCTACATCCATGCTACGCGCCTCTGGACGCTGACGCTGGAAATCTCGGTGATGATGGCGCAGTTCCCCTCGAAGGAAATCGCGCAGCTCAGCTATGACTTCCGGACACTTGGCCTTGGCTACGCGAACATCGGCGGCCTGCTGATGAACATGGGCTACAGCTATGACTCGGCTGAGGGTCGCGCGCTTTGCGGAGCGTTGACCGCGATCATGACTGGTGTGGCTTACGCAACCTCGGCAGAGGTCGCGTCCGAGCTGGGGCC
It contains:
- a CDS encoding shikimate kinase; its protein translation is MGESVPHGERRLTRSVVLVGMMGAGKTAIGRALAAELGVDMRDSDAEIVASAQLTISEIFDKYGEAFFREKEGQVIARLLEGPPCILSTGGGAWLSEANRTMLREQACVVWLEADLDLLWSRVKHKTHRPLLRTSDPKATLTALLEDRTPAYATAPNRVSVEAHWSIDQTAAAVMDVLRATGTVTTKALTQ
- a CDS encoding tyrosine recombinase; this translates as MAGPATDADWIALYLDAAAAEQGAAQNTLLGYGRDLTDAMGWLSKRGGFAGADRDKLEGYIASLEAEGLAPATRARRLSSLKQLFRFAHEEGWRADNPTLQITGPARARKLPGTLDVGEVDALLYVAERHGRTEGDRLRNHCLMQILYATGLRVTELVSLPISALRGDPQMLLVMGKGGKERMVPLSPPAREAAAAWLAHRDAEDDRARVETGAKPSAFAFPSRGKAGHLTRVRFFTLIKELALEAGLDPAKVTPHTLRHAFATHLLQNGADLRAIQTLLGHADIATTEIYTHILDERLKALVLEKHPLARGG
- a CDS encoding HlyC/CorC family transporter encodes the protein MENELPLPEPSALADPTNWIIAAVIVFLLVCSGFFSGSETALTAASRGKLRSIASKDTGPTRGAARALELKEDNERLIGGILLGNNLVNILATALATALFTAILGEGGVAIATLVMTALVLIFAEVLPKTFAINSPEMSAARVARPIGLIIAVMAPVVAVVRFIVRGVLRLFGTRIEAGDNMLSVKEEIMGALSIGHEEGSVEKEQRDRLLGALDLHERTVEEIMLHRSGIEMIDADAAPEEILTQCLRSPHTRLPVFKDDQENIVGVVHAKDLLRAIDRLTRGEDAKGLAAFDISDVAMKPYFVPETTTLDDQMRQFLRRHTHFALVVDEYGALGGLITLEDILEEIVGEITDEFDVEDAPVLEADSAGNYTIDGAMTIRDLNRAADWTLPDEEANTVAGLVIHEAQTIPLPGQCFAFHGFRFEVAEREQNRLTKLKVRRL
- the gpt gene encoding xanthine phosphoribosyltransferase, encoding MTTQLPHEKGFHVSWDQMHRDARALAWRLDGRGPDDGAWKAVVAITRGGMAPAMIVSRELDIRTVDTISVKSYHAGGGKADQQREAEVLKSPDAELMGDGEGILIVDDLVDSGKTLELVRSLYPKAHFATVYAKPKGEPMVDTFITGVSQDTWIFFPWDMALQYVEPYRGKD
- a CDS encoding LysE family translocator translates to MTIEWVHVLAFNATLLAAIASPGPSLPFLTRTAMAEGCTAGLAAAVGLGIMASLWTLAALLGLDALFSLFPWAYTAVKMGGAAYLIWIAFQTWRNARAPLGTAPQVSKGRAFRQGMLVNLANPKSVLFSAAVIVVIFPEGLTTADKALIYLNHLGVELVVQPLLAVALSTAIVRTRYLSAKSIFDRIAAGVLVALGLRLLFERGTP
- the fabI gene encoding enoyl-ACP reductase FabI — translated: MGMMDGKRGLIMGLANDKSIAWGIAKALASEGAELAFSYQGEALLKRVGPLAEQLGSSLVVPCDVGDADSLDALFETLKDEWGSLDFVVHAIGFSDKNELRGRYVETSSANFQMTMDISVYSFTAVCQRAEKMMPNGGSLLTLTYSGAERVMPHYNVMGVAKAALEASVMYLAEDLGRDNIRVNAISAGTIKTLAASGIGDFRYILKWNENNAPLRRTVTQDEVGKSALYLLSDLGSGVTGETHHVDAGYNIIGMKNPEAPDMTLEKKGE
- the pdxH gene encoding pyridoxamine 5'-phosphate oxidase, with the translated sequence MTTRDGIFAGDDPFALAQAWLTEAEVSEPNDPNAIALSTVDADGLPNARMVLLKEIEAHGDGNGAFVFYTNYGSAKAQEIEGAGKAAFVLHWKSLRRQIRVRGVTSREEGPQADAYYASRSLKSRLGAWASQQSQPLDSRATLMAEVARVTALHGPNPARPPFWGGIRITPLEIEFWADGAFRLHDRFRWTRTGQGAPWEVVRLNP
- a CDS encoding cold-shock protein — encoded protein: MHTGPDVTLDDAVAGQVKWFDAAKGFGFVLADGGGPDILLHANVLRNFGRGSVSEGARVKLLTQETGRGLQATEVISIEALPESEAPADSTHADLPDVTDVPLVAARVKWFDKSKGFGFANAFGQPEDVFVHVEVLRRFGFSELQPGEAVAVKIVDGPRGKMAAEIRTWDQA
- a CDS encoding DUF192 domain-containing protein gives rise to the protein MTKIFLAPCLALLLICVNAAGAAAACREDRVELRGDWGSVRFRVALADTPAERAQGLMHVEEMPRLSGMLFVYERPQRVSFWMENTLIPLDMIFVGPDGVVRHVHENAIPLDRTGIPGGSNDIQYVLEVNGGVTADFGISAGTQLRHPAIDQTQAVWPCDE